The proteins below come from a single Pseudomonas chlororaphis genomic window:
- a CDS encoding flagellar hook capping protein, producing MAVEAIGNELSTTTSELAQSRLGQEDFIKLFLTELTFQDPLEPINNREFLAQMAQFANLEQTRITNENTENLVSMNATSQSLGLLGRQVEVSITSGGSVIGSVTAIAFSSTGPVLSVKRTDGTVLTDVRLSQIKLVRQGA from the coding sequence ATGGCCGTTGAAGCGATTGGTAATGAGCTTAGTACCACCACTTCCGAGTTGGCCCAGAGCCGATTGGGGCAGGAAGATTTCATCAAGCTGTTTTTGACCGAGCTGACATTCCAAGACCCGCTGGAGCCGATCAACAACCGTGAGTTCCTGGCACAGATGGCACAGTTCGCCAACCTTGAACAGACCCGGATTACCAACGAAAACACTGAAAACCTCGTGTCCATGAATGCCACTTCACAGTCCCTGGGCCTGTTGGGGCGCCAGGTTGAGGTCAGTATCACCAGTGGTGGGTCGGTGATCGGCTCGGTGACGGCGATTGCATTTTCATCGACGGGGCCGGTGCTTTCCGTCAAACGAACCGACGGTACGGTCCTCACGGACGTGCGGTTGTCACAAATCAAACTGGTCAGGCAGGGGGCGTGA
- the fliI gene encoding ATP synthase (involved in type III protein export during flagellum assembly) — protein MAVWQGLEHRLLTRLDQARLCRRMGRLSSIQGLVLHATGLDVRLGELVDIHPARGGEVVVAEVVGLRSDSTLLMPYGPVDGLCLASGVHARGAPYTVPVGESLLGRVLDATCEPLDDMPAPEGLKRMPRFVAPINPLHRSPINTTLVTGVKAVDVFTPLGRGQRIGIFAGSGVGKSTLLGMMSQYAEADVIVIALIGERGREVGDFIRDSLGPTGLQKAVVIAAAAEQPAVLRRQAAYTATTIAEWFRAQGKHVLLIMDSITRFALAQREIGLSTGEPMGSRGYTPSVFGLLPPLMERAGALSGQGSITGVYTVLVEGDDMNEPVADHMRAILDGHIVLSRNVAARGHWPAIDVLHSISRLTGALHSQEQKGQVERLRSALGCYQNSVDLIELGAYEKGSQPLLDTMIELKPAFDGLLQQTPQEHFPASHTWQAIAQLVQRLDKGVGYAR, from the coding sequence ATGGCCGTGTGGCAGGGGCTTGAGCACCGACTGCTGACGCGGCTTGATCAGGCTCGGCTGTGTCGACGGATGGGACGTTTGAGCTCGATTCAGGGGCTGGTGCTTCACGCCACTGGACTGGACGTGCGACTGGGCGAGTTGGTGGACATTCACCCGGCTCGTGGAGGCGAAGTTGTCGTCGCGGAGGTGGTCGGCTTACGCAGTGACTCCACCCTGTTGATGCCTTACGGTCCGGTGGATGGGTTGTGCCTTGCCAGTGGAGTCCACGCACGTGGAGCCCCTTATACGGTTCCTGTCGGAGAGAGTCTGTTGGGGCGTGTACTCGACGCGACTTGCGAGCCGTTGGATGACATGCCAGCCCCCGAAGGTCTCAAGCGCATGCCCCGGTTCGTGGCGCCGATCAATCCTTTGCATCGTTCGCCGATCAACACCACGTTAGTCACAGGGGTGAAGGCAGTCGATGTTTTCACACCGTTGGGACGTGGCCAACGAATCGGGATTTTTGCCGGCAGCGGCGTGGGGAAAAGCACGTTGCTCGGGATGATGAGCCAATACGCAGAGGCTGATGTGATCGTGATCGCGTTGATTGGCGAGCGCGGCCGCGAAGTCGGGGATTTCATTCGCGACAGCCTGGGGCCGACAGGTTTGCAGAAGGCCGTGGTAATCGCGGCTGCGGCCGAGCAACCTGCGGTGCTGCGACGTCAGGCGGCTTATACAGCAACAACCATCGCCGAATGGTTTCGTGCTCAAGGCAAGCACGTGCTGCTGATCATGGACTCGATCACCCGCTTTGCCCTTGCGCAACGTGAGATCGGTCTCTCAACGGGTGAGCCCATGGGGAGCCGAGGCTATACGCCTTCGGTATTTGGCCTGCTGCCTCCTCTGATGGAACGTGCCGGAGCGCTGAGCGGGCAAGGCTCCATCACCGGGGTGTATACCGTACTGGTCGAAGGCGACGATATGAATGAGCCAGTGGCTGATCACATGCGCGCCATTCTCGATGGGCATATTGTTTTGAGTCGCAATGTCGCTGCCCGCGGTCATTGGCCGGCCATTGATGTTTTGCACAGTATCAGTCGGCTGACCGGCGCGTTGCATAGCCAGGAACAGAAAGGCCAGGTCGAGCGTCTTCGCTCGGCACTGGGCTGCTACCAGAACAGCGTGGACCTGATTGAATTGGGCGCGTATGAAAAGGGTTCACAGCCTCTGCTGGATACCATGATTGAGTTGAAACCTGCGTTCGATGGACTGTTGCAGCAAACCCCTCAGGAACATTTTCCGGCATCACACACCTGGCAAGCGATTGCCCAGTTGGTCCAGCGCCTGGACAAGGGGGTAGGTTATGCACGATGA
- a CDS encoding flagellar assembly protein FliH produces MSNSKPPVSSTVLRQPFQNQGARRLPGLGGDVQPARLASEARQPDVKAMLRETFAQELAEMERERREEGALEASKQARAQLTEALARQEQQWLKTEASLRTALEAERLQIARLVEALEAQQEQLLSSMEPLVGRFALAVVERLLGTHAETRPLIADLAKQAIETYQLTAPLRIRVARADYETLLRLAPDDPLIRSFLVDPQASAGSCLIDFEGGQLDAAVQTQLANVASVLTAKGDGRVAGA; encoded by the coding sequence ATGAGTAACTCTAAGCCGCCGGTGTCATCCACGGTGTTGCGTCAACCTTTCCAGAATCAGGGAGCACGGCGCCTGCCGGGGCTCGGCGGGGATGTTCAACCTGCGAGGCTCGCCAGTGAGGCCCGCCAACCCGATGTAAAAGCGATGCTGCGCGAAACCTTCGCGCAGGAGCTCGCAGAGATGGAGCGGGAACGTCGCGAAGAAGGAGCACTGGAAGCCAGCAAACAGGCTCGTGCGCAATTGACTGAAGCGTTGGCCCGACAAGAACAGCAATGGCTGAAGACAGAGGCCTCCCTGCGCACCGCGCTCGAAGCGGAACGCCTGCAGATCGCGCGACTGGTTGAAGCGCTGGAAGCGCAACAAGAACAGTTGTTGTCGTCCATGGAGCCCTTGGTTGGACGTTTCGCGCTCGCCGTGGTTGAGCGCCTGTTGGGCACGCATGCCGAGACACGTCCATTGATTGCCGATCTGGCGAAGCAGGCAATCGAAACCTACCAACTGACAGCGCCACTGCGCATTCGCGTGGCTCGCGCGGACTACGAGACCTTGCTTCGACTGGCTCCGGACGACCCGCTGATAAGGTCGTTCCTGGTCGATCCTCAGGCGTCGGCGGGCAGCTGTCTGATCGATTTTGAGGGGGGGCAACTGGACGCCGCTGTGCAGACACAATTGGCGAATGTCGCATCGGTGTTGACCGCGAAAGGAGATGGCCGTGTGGCAGGGGCTTGA
- a CDS encoding flagellar M-ring protein FliF, producing MENQPVSSFLAGRTRVFLAGALLVIGLLAVSAWWVIRPQYVALYRNADEASQAQILATLSQRHVPYRINTQQGAIEVLADHAASARMYLAEAGIPTRGGTGFELFDKADYGMSEFSQKINYQRAMEGELARTIMSLSEVDYARVHLTFKKTSLYQQAEEPPKASVIVRVRSAGTLMPQRVRGIQQLVSSAVEGMTLERVSVLNEYGQVLSASDGAAAAPEHLQLTSQVEQALKLKAEELLARPLGHRGVDVSVRVLMNFDRVKSVSEQPLTNKIRREKRTESTENSSGESTSKRLQNNREIDYEVGKARAETEHATGTIERITVGVVLSTPVTDTQMKDIQALLEAALGLDLKRGDRLVMVYIPDMPVPQTTSVAPIAAQPMPASRAEVPAPVNESGALPWPRWFAGALMAVLAIALLLLWAKGRRKVVVAPMTVPRLTSVEREQLLVDLRRWLLEGR from the coding sequence ATGGAGAATCAACCGGTGTCCTCGTTCCTTGCTGGTCGTACCCGCGTCTTTCTCGCCGGTGCTTTGTTGGTCATCGGCTTGCTGGCCGTGTCGGCGTGGTGGGTAATCCGACCGCAGTACGTGGCGTTGTACAGGAATGCCGATGAAGCTTCCCAGGCGCAGATCCTGGCCACATTGAGCCAGCGTCATGTGCCTTATCGGATCAATACACAGCAAGGCGCGATTGAAGTGCTGGCCGATCATGCAGCGTCTGCCCGAATGTACCTGGCGGAGGCGGGGATTCCGACCCGTGGCGGTACCGGGTTCGAACTGTTCGATAAAGCTGACTACGGCATGTCGGAGTTCAGTCAGAAAATCAATTACCAGCGGGCCATGGAAGGCGAACTGGCTCGCACGATCATGAGCCTCTCGGAAGTCGATTATGCGCGTGTTCATCTGACGTTCAAGAAAACCAGCCTCTACCAACAGGCAGAGGAGCCTCCAAAGGCCTCGGTGATCGTGCGCGTGCGTTCTGCGGGAACATTGATGCCGCAACGCGTCAGGGGCATCCAACAGTTGGTGTCGTCGGCGGTGGAGGGCATGACGCTCGAACGTGTGTCGGTGCTCAACGAATATGGCCAGGTACTCAGTGCCTCCGATGGCGCTGCGGCCGCACCCGAACATCTGCAGTTGACCTCTCAGGTCGAGCAGGCTCTTAAATTGAAGGCTGAGGAACTGCTCGCGCGCCCGCTCGGTCATCGGGGTGTCGATGTGTCTGTGCGCGTGCTGATGAACTTCGATCGGGTCAAGTCAGTCAGTGAGCAACCGCTCACCAATAAGATACGCCGCGAAAAACGCACGGAGTCCACTGAGAACTCCAGTGGTGAGTCGACGAGCAAGCGCCTGCAGAATAATCGGGAAATCGATTACGAGGTGGGCAAGGCGCGTGCAGAGACGGAGCATGCGACAGGCACGATCGAGCGTATCACCGTCGGCGTGGTGCTCAGTACGCCGGTAACGGATACCCAGATGAAGGATATCCAGGCCTTGCTAGAGGCCGCGTTGGGGCTGGACCTAAAACGCGGTGATCGCCTGGTCATGGTGTATATCCCCGATATGCCTGTGCCACAGACCACTTCGGTGGCGCCGATTGCCGCACAACCGATGCCGGCCAGCCGTGCCGAGGTGCCTGCGCCGGTCAACGAAAGCGGGGCGCTGCCATGGCCTCGCTGGTTTGCCGGCGCGCTGATGGCCGTTCTGGCGATCGCTCTGTTGTTGCTCTGGGCAAAAGGGCGTCGCAAGGTCGTGGTTGCCCCGATGACGGTGCCTAGACTGACATCGGTAGAGCGCGAGCAATTGCTGGTCGACTTGCGCCGCTGGCTGCTGGAGGGGCGTTAA
- a CDS encoding flagellar hook-basal body protein FliE yields MTAAIAPIALTKDLSPTAALTDGPMGPQATDFAGLLKTGATRLNEQTGQASELLSAYALGENIAPHDLVMAMEQAKLSLQLAVEVRNRLVDAYQELSRLQI; encoded by the coding sequence ATGACCGCCGCCATCGCGCCTATTGCGTTAACCAAGGATCTTTCGCCGACCGCCGCCTTGACGGACGGCCCGATGGGTCCCCAGGCCACTGATTTCGCAGGTTTGTTGAAAACTGGCGCAACTCGATTGAACGAGCAGACCGGACAAGCCAGCGAGTTGCTCTCGGCATATGCCTTGGGCGAAAACATTGCGCCCCATGACCTGGTCATGGCGATGGAGCAAGCGAAATTGTCGCTTCAGTTGGCCGTAGAAGTGCGCAATCGCCTGGTAGATGCCTACCAGGAACTCTCTCGGTTGCAGATCTAA
- a CDS encoding flagellar basal-body rod protein FlgC, which yields MPLDNISETVRASMAYERSRVEVASYNLAIANVAIAPGQRSPLLGVSPPASFASQMGLPQPMVHAQARSDTRLVHDPAHPLADHNGMVHYPNIEAAREMATLVSATRAYEANIRAYNSLREMTLKAFEIGK from the coding sequence GTGCCTCTGGACAACATCAGCGAAACCGTTCGCGCAAGCATGGCTTATGAGCGTTCCAGGGTGGAGGTCGCCAGTTACAACCTGGCGATCGCCAACGTGGCGATCGCTCCAGGCCAGCGCTCTCCGTTGCTCGGCGTATCGCCTCCGGCCAGCTTTGCCAGCCAGATGGGTTTGCCACAACCAATGGTTCACGCTCAGGCACGCAGCGACACCCGGCTGGTTCACGACCCTGCCCACCCGCTGGCTGACCATAACGGCATGGTGCACTACCCGAACATCGAGGCCGCCAGGGAGATGGCCACCCTGGTATCGGCAACCCGCGCCTATGAAGCCAACATTCGTGCTTACAACAGCTTGCGTGAAATGACGCTCAAAGCCTTTGAGATTGGAAAGTGA
- a CDS encoding flagellar basal-body rod protein FlgB, producing MSADMSLAIETVRFAMDLEQMQAKVAAHNIAMANVPGSKAMRLNRFEPMAALHGLRNDPELLGQALRAMQDSELTPYLQSYTPLSPLALDGEVAQMSAASGRYQALADGVSRQFALMQLAIKGGR from the coding sequence ATGTCAGCTGATATGAGTCTTGCAATAGAAACGGTGCGCTTTGCCATGGACCTGGAGCAAATGCAGGCCAAGGTGGCGGCCCACAATATTGCCATGGCCAACGTTCCGGGAAGCAAGGCCATGCGCCTCAACCGTTTCGAGCCGATGGCTGCCTTGCATGGCTTGCGCAACGATCCGGAGCTGCTTGGCCAGGCGTTGCGTGCGATGCAAGACAGTGAATTAACGCCGTACCTACAAAGCTATACGCCGCTGTCGCCTCTGGCCCTGGACGGCGAAGTTGCACAGATGTCCGCCGCGAGCGGCCGCTATCAGGCCCTGGCTGACGGCGTCTCTCGGCAGTTCGCACTGATGCAGTTGGCGATCAAGGGAGGCCGCTGA
- a CDS encoding flagellar P-ring protein FlgI: MLSGLLLALWLQPAWSDVRIKELTRIQGVRDYSIIGYGLVVGLAGTGDTDRNRATRQSLVNTLKNFSVNVADGDLNTRNTAAVMVTGSLRSFSESGDKLDVEVSSLGDARSLLGGTLLMTPLYGPDEKLYALAQGPMSVGGYVFEANANSVQKNHPTVGRIPRGASVERSAFADNGEVSKSLVLILNEPDYTTAQRIADALTRELGVPGVRVVHAAKVEVPVAAGMSMPRLIARVQDIAVAPDYAARVVVNERTGTVVAGANVQLGEVSISQGSLSVVISTKYQVSQPSWVARTGPGVGTVVVPDTELTVNEEEHGPVKLAEGATVGDLVKALNQVRLSTREVITVLQAIKQAGALHAELIVQ; this comes from the coding sequence CTGCTGTCGGGGCTGTTGCTTGCCCTATGGCTGCAACCTGCATGGTCGGATGTCCGGATCAAGGAACTGACCCGCATCCAGGGTGTGCGCGACTACTCCATCATCGGCTATGGCCTGGTGGTGGGCCTGGCCGGGACAGGTGATACCGACCGTAACCGGGCCACGCGACAGTCGTTGGTCAACACGTTGAAGAACTTCAGCGTGAACGTCGCCGATGGAGATCTCAATACCCGCAACACCGCGGCTGTAATGGTCACGGGCAGCCTGCGTTCGTTCAGCGAATCGGGGGACAAACTGGACGTCGAGGTTTCTTCGCTGGGTGACGCTCGCAGTCTGCTTGGGGGCACCTTGTTGATGACACCTCTGTACGGTCCTGACGAGAAGTTGTATGCCCTTGCCCAAGGGCCAATGTCGGTGGGTGGGTACGTCTTTGAAGCCAATGCCAACTCCGTCCAGAAGAATCATCCAACGGTGGGCCGCATCCCACGGGGCGCCAGTGTCGAGCGCTCGGCTTTTGCAGACAACGGTGAGGTTTCGAAAAGCCTCGTGTTGATTCTCAATGAACCGGACTACACCACTGCCCAGCGCATCGCCGATGCCTTGACTCGGGAGTTGGGCGTGCCCGGTGTGCGGGTGGTGCACGCGGCCAAGGTCGAGGTGCCTGTTGCAGCGGGGATGAGCATGCCTCGACTGATCGCACGGGTGCAGGACATTGCCGTCGCACCGGATTATGCCGCTCGCGTCGTCGTCAATGAGCGCACCGGTACGGTGGTGGCGGGTGCCAACGTTCAATTGGGAGAGGTGAGTATTTCCCAGGGCTCGTTGAGTGTTGTGATCAGCACCAAGTACCAGGTTTCGCAGCCGTCCTGGGTCGCACGTACTGGGCCGGGCGTGGGTACCGTGGTCGTGCCTGACACCGAACTGACCGTAAATGAAGAAGAGCATGGCCCCGTGAAGTTAGCCGAAGGGGCGACGGTGGGCGATCTGGTGAAAGCGCTCAATCAGGTTCGATTGAGTACACGAGAAGTGATCACTGTGTTGCAAGCCATTAAACAGGCGGGCGCTTTGCACGCCGAACTTATCGTTCAATAA
- a CDS encoding flagellar L-ring protein FlgH, whose translation MWIDDIRGALLAMLLLPGVVCAQSLIDPDGYRSLTGDRRGYHLGDTLTVLVMESTSAQSAAGTGADSNTDISARTGLDSNTHQASLGLKGDTNGSGQTNRSGQIRTNVSVRIIEQLPEGLLRVSGEQRVTVNDEKQQVRITGLVRPDDIAYNNTVLSYRLADAQIDIVGDGVVTDAQKQNIVFRVLKWMRIL comes from the coding sequence ATGTGGATAGATGACATCCGCGGCGCGTTGCTGGCAATGCTGCTGTTACCGGGGGTGGTTTGTGCCCAGAGCCTGATCGATCCCGATGGCTATAGGTCCCTGACTGGTGACCGTCGTGGCTACCATCTGGGCGATACCCTGACGGTCCTGGTGATGGAGTCCACCTCGGCCCAGAGTGCGGCCGGTACAGGAGCCGACAGCAACACCGACATATCCGCGCGCACGGGCCTGGACAGCAATACCCATCAGGCCAGCCTGGGTCTGAAAGGCGACACCAATGGCTCGGGGCAAACCAATCGCAGCGGACAGATCCGCACCAATGTCTCGGTACGGATCATTGAACAACTGCCCGAAGGCCTGCTGCGTGTCAGTGGAGAGCAGCGGGTGACGGTCAATGACGAGAAACAACAGGTGAGAATCACCGGGCTGGTCAGGCCAGATGACATCGCTTACAACAACACGGTGCTCTCCTATCGCCTGGCGGACGCACAGATCGACATCGTCGGGGATGGTGTAGTGACCGATGCGCAGAAGCAGAACATCGTTTTCCGGGTGCTCAAGTGGATGCGTATCTTATGA
- a CDS encoding flagellar basal body P-ring biosynthesis protein FlgA, protein MEHPQLRLSSQGIRSRVPVSFSGTVCGHDRPSVVTVWFKVQAWRQAWVYGRNGRAEQAVADVQPRLERVDLAAAQLAPGDLPTEVAGQWLNQSVNAGMPVLKRHLKAEPLVYRDAPVTVVVYGPGLMLRTEGRALRPGVLGERVPVILNGAESSLLAVVAGKGEVHVDR, encoded by the coding sequence ATGGAGCATCCACAGCTCAGGCTGTCGAGCCAAGGGATTCGCAGCCGGGTCCCGGTTTCATTTTCAGGCACCGTCTGCGGCCATGATCGACCCAGTGTGGTGACCGTGTGGTTCAAGGTTCAGGCCTGGAGGCAAGCGTGGGTCTATGGCCGCAATGGACGTGCCGAACAGGCCGTCGCCGATGTCCAGCCGCGTCTTGAACGAGTGGACCTGGCGGCGGCGCAACTTGCTCCGGGCGACCTGCCCACTGAAGTGGCAGGGCAGTGGCTGAATCAGTCGGTCAATGCCGGCATGCCTGTGCTCAAGCGTCATCTGAAGGCTGAGCCGCTGGTGTATCGCGACGCTCCGGTGACCGTGGTGGTCTACGGGCCGGGCTTGATGTTGCGTACCGAAGGCAGGGCGCTGCGTCCTGGTGTCCTGGGAGAACGTGTCCCGGTGATTCTGAACGGTGCCGAGTCGAGCCTGCTGGCGGTGGTCGCTGGCAAAGGAGAGGTTCATGTGGATAGATGA
- a CDS encoding flagellar basal body rod protein FlgG has protein sequence MIDSLSIASSGLAANQAWIDSISNNVANMQTIGYKRSQVDFHDMVREVGTRDDGGGMTESLLTGAGIQASQPSQVFSPGTVRESGNALDLAIQGDGFFEVALPTGELAYTRAGRFHLDSEGQLAMPDGQTLTADLRVPPDARNLVIKQNGEVQATITETGEVINVGQVQLAKFASAEALSKLSDGLYRPTQASGEAIYAEPGRDGQGVLLQGYVEMSNVNLIDEMSGLVLAQRAYQMNARLLQASDQILETINNLRR, from the coding sequence GTGATTGACTCATTAAGTATCGCCAGCTCTGGCCTGGCAGCGAACCAGGCGTGGATCGACAGCATTTCCAACAATGTCGCCAACATGCAGACCATTGGCTACAAACGTAGTCAGGTGGATTTCCATGACATGGTTCGTGAAGTCGGCACGCGCGATGACGGTGGCGGCATGACCGAGAGCTTGCTGACCGGCGCGGGTATCCAGGCTTCGCAGCCGAGCCAGGTCTTCAGCCCGGGGACCGTAAGGGAAAGCGGCAATGCATTGGACCTGGCCATTCAGGGCGATGGCTTTTTCGAGGTGGCGTTGCCTACCGGCGAACTGGCCTATACCCGTGCCGGACGTTTTCATCTGGACAGCGAAGGTCAATTGGCAATGCCGGACGGGCAGACGCTGACTGCTGATCTGCGCGTACCGCCGGATGCGCGCAACTTGGTGATCAAACAGAACGGCGAGGTTCAGGCGACGATCACCGAAACGGGAGAGGTCATCAATGTCGGACAGGTGCAGTTGGCCAAATTCGCCAGCGCCGAAGCATTGAGCAAACTCAGCGACGGCCTCTATCGACCGACCCAGGCCAGCGGTGAAGCCATCTATGCAGAGCCGGGACGGGACGGGCAGGGGGTGCTGCTGCAGGGTTATGTCGAAATGTCGAACGTCAACCTGATCGACGAAATGAGCGGTTTGGTGCTGGCTCAACGGGCTTACCAGATGAATGCGCGATTGCTGCAGGCCAGTGATCAGATTCTGGAAACCATCAATAACCTGCGCCGTTGA
- a CDS encoding flagellar basal body rod protein FlgG, whose protein sequence is MSDLIMQLAGVIQRDVDSLKGVSQNVANANTYGYKAERTFNVMGTDATGIGVQGGLDDIQAQTSINADGGALQFTGRVTDLSLSGDAWFAMKTPDGVVLSRDGRFQVDNAGYLVSKAGYPVLAEGGPLQVSGGVLKVDAGGQVSVDDRPIGRLDIVRVDQPRQLLPIGAGLYVATSKVIPARDYVVHQGLLERSNAAMSTDMVKMMEVSRHVETMQRALSAYDGMLNSGINQIGKN, encoded by the coding sequence ATGAGTGATCTGATCATGCAACTGGCTGGCGTCATTCAGCGTGATGTCGACAGTCTCAAAGGCGTGTCGCAGAACGTCGCCAACGCCAACACCTATGGCTACAAGGCCGAGCGCACGTTCAACGTCATGGGCACGGATGCGACTGGCATTGGCGTGCAGGGTGGGCTCGATGACATCCAGGCACAGACTTCGATCAATGCCGATGGCGGTGCGCTGCAATTTACGGGACGGGTGACCGACTTGTCGCTGTCGGGGGACGCCTGGTTTGCCATGAAGACACCGGACGGGGTCGTGCTCAGCCGAGATGGACGCTTTCAGGTCGACAACGCCGGCTATCTGGTCAGCAAGGCGGGTTATCCGGTTCTGGCCGAGGGTGGGCCATTGCAGGTGTCGGGCGGGGTGTTGAAGGTCGACGCTGGCGGCCAGGTCAGTGTTGATGATCGGCCGATAGGACGCCTGGATATTGTGCGCGTCGATCAACCCCGGCAGCTGCTTCCCATCGGTGCAGGGCTCTATGTGGCTACATCAAAAGTGATTCCCGCCAGGGATTACGTGGTGCATCAAGGATTGCTGGAGCGTTCGAATGCAGCCATGAGCACCGACATGGTGAAAATGATGGAAGTGTCACGGCATGTCGAAACCATGCAGCGAGCGTTATCGGCCTACGACGGCATGCTCAATAGCGGTATTAACCAAATCGGCAAGAACTGA